The window GTGCAGCCCCGCACGGTGGGATAATAATCACCACCACGCTGATAATAATTAGGCTAATCACTCGGAAAAATGCGTTCATCTGTTTTTTTCTTTCACTGTTATTCGTTATCTATATTAAAGAGTTATCATGTTAAAATTACTTTGACAACTTTTATTTTCTTTTTTTCCTATTAAAAAATAAATTTACTTTAAAAACATAGCACTACACAATATTCAGCATGATTATCTAGTATTTCGCTACATATATAGCAAATACATATTGTTCTGGTTGAATAATTAGTCTGATATTCCATTATCTAAACCTAACATTGAAGATATTAAATTTATTTCATATATCACTTTTCAATAACAATTATCTAAAGTAATACTTAATGATTATTTATAAATAAAACCCAATACCATGATAAATAATAATTTTGTGAACATCTTCGCAAGAAAATGATGATTGCTAAATATTTTCTAATCTGCTTTCCAAACGGCTTCTCAACATTAAAACATGCGATTGCACCGCCTTTTTGTTAAACAGAATATTACTCTGTTTACTAAAAGGGAGAAAATATGGCACTAGCGATTGTCTACACCAGAGCCTCGATAGGAATGGATGCCCCACTTGTGACTGTTGAAGCCCATATTAGTAATGGACTTCCAGGCTTAACGCTTGTCGGTCTGCCAGAAACCGCTGTTAAAGAATCTAGAGATAGGGTACGAAGCGCTCTAATAAACAGCGGCTTTGAATATCCAACCAAAAAAATGACAATTAACTTGGCCCCTGCCGATCTCCCTAAAGAAGGGGGGCGTTATGATCTAGCGATAGCCATTGCTATCTTAGT of the Providencia stuartii genome contains:
- the ilvL gene encoding ilv operon leader peptide, giving the protein MNAFFRVISLIIISVVVIIIPPCGAALGRRRLN